Proteins from a single region of Mytilus trossulus isolate FHL-02 chromosome 2, PNRI_Mtr1.1.1.hap1, whole genome shotgun sequence:
- the LOC134706485 gene encoding ADP-ribosylation factor-like protein 5B, giving the protein MGLLFSRLWSLFTNEEHKVIIVGLDNAGKTTILYQFLMNEVVHTSPTIGSNVEEVVWKNIHFLMWDIGGQENLRTSWNSYYSNVQYVIMVIDSTDRERLSITKEELYKMLNNEDLRKSAVLVYANKQDIKGSMSSAEISQHLNLTSIKDHPWHIQACCALTGEGLYQGLEWITNQLKRR; this is encoded by the exons atgGGTTTATTATTTTCAAGGCTGTGGAGTTTATTTACCAACGAAG AGCATAAAGTTATCATAGTTGGTTTAGATAATGCTggaaaaacaactattttataCCAGTT TTTAATGAATGAGGTTGTGCACACATCACCTACAATAGGAAGTAATGTTGAGGAGGTTGTGTGGaaaaatattcactttttaaTGTGGGATATTGGTGGTCAGGAAAACCTGCGTACCTCATGGAATTCTTACTACAGTAATGTTCAG TATGTGATCATGGTTATTGATAGTACTGACAGAGAGAGACTATCTATTACCAAAGAAGAACtgtataaaatgttaaataatgag gaCTTAAGAAAATCTGCAGTATTAGTTTATGCTAATAAACAAGATATCAAAGGTTCTATGTCTTCAGCAGAAATATCGCAGCATCTGAACTTAACATCAATCAAAGATCACCCCTGGCATATACAGGCTTGCTGTGCTCTCACAGGGGAAGG ATTATACCAAGGATTGGAATGGATAACAAATCAACTTAAAAGACGGTGA